Proteins encoded within one genomic window of Nordella sp. HKS 07:
- a CDS encoding TetR/AcrR family transcriptional regulator, producing the protein MQTTETPHESKTRILNAALDVFRAKGYAATRIEDICAAAGLTKGSFFHHFKTKEDLAIEAASHWGAYAGELFATAPYQTLADPRDRLLAYVDFRKSLMQGELPKFTCFGGTLVQEVYLSHPQIRDACGATFDSHGAALADDVAKAIDKYGSDGTWTAESLALHIQAVLQGAFILAKSRQSAEAGIQCVDHLRRYLEVLFPPARKA; encoded by the coding sequence ATGCAGACGACAGAGACGCCACACGAATCCAAGACCAGGATCCTCAATGCCGCTCTCGATGTCTTCCGCGCCAAGGGCTATGCGGCGACGCGGATCGAGGATATCTGCGCCGCGGCGGGGCTCACTAAGGGCAGCTTCTTCCATCACTTCAAAACCAAGGAAGATCTGGCCATCGAGGCGGCGTCGCATTGGGGAGCGTATGCCGGTGAGCTCTTCGCCACGGCGCCTTACCAGACGCTAGCCGATCCGCGCGACCGGCTCCTCGCTTATGTCGATTTCCGCAAGAGCCTGATGCAGGGCGAGTTGCCCAAATTCACCTGCTTCGGCGGCACGCTGGTGCAGGAGGTCTATCTGTCGCATCCGCAGATCCGCGACGCCTGCGGCGCGACCTTCGACAGTCATGGGGCGGCACTGGCGGATGACGTCGCCAAGGCGATCGACAAATATGGCAGCGACGGCACCTGGACGGCGGAAAGCCTGGCCTTGCATATCCAGGCGGTCCTCCAGGGTGCCTTCATCCTCGCCAAATCCAGGCAGAGCGCCGAGGCCGGCATTCAGTGCGTCGATCATTTGCGGCGCTATCTCGAGGTCTTGTTTCCACCGGCGCGAAAGGCCTAG
- a CDS encoding dienelactone hydrolase family protein, with protein sequence MMKMGSVAFLFLLLIAFSGPLQAQDNPPLRHPLVSADVMKEEVTIGQRTDGSPVKITLSTPKGESKDKLPVVLLMHGGIPAEIKAPASIWQVNRDWGTVIAASGAAAIMYDHSLGSPKRELDLALGQLDQVLGWLSAEGEGKGLDTKRVSVITFSAGGLLVPSLLDSKRPLAVGRVVMFYPSTGVVPGSPSEPLTSAELAARMNLKRVAGLIAERKLPLLFLRAGGGHIKGLNALQDDTIAALLAADAVVEVVNLPGAPHGFDSRLDSAAVTSAIDRAINFSIRD encoded by the coding sequence ATGATGAAGATGGGATCTGTCGCGTTTCTGTTTCTTTTGTTGATCGCTTTCAGTGGTCCGTTGCAGGCGCAGGACAATCCGCCCTTGCGCCATCCGCTGGTTAGCGCCGACGTCATGAAGGAAGAAGTGACGATCGGCCAGCGAACGGACGGGTCGCCAGTGAAGATCACGCTGTCGACGCCCAAGGGCGAAAGCAAGGACAAGCTGCCGGTGGTGCTGTTGATGCATGGCGGCATCCCGGCCGAAATCAAGGCGCCGGCGAGCATCTGGCAGGTCAATCGCGACTGGGGCACGGTTATCGCCGCCTCGGGGGCGGCGGCGATCATGTATGATCATTCGCTGGGCTCACCGAAGCGCGAGCTCGATCTGGCGCTCGGCCAGCTCGACCAGGTGCTCGGCTGGCTCAGCGCCGAGGGTGAGGGAAAGGGGCTCGACACGAAGCGTGTCAGTGTGATCACCTTCTCGGCAGGCGGGCTTCTGGTGCCGTCGCTGCTCGATAGCAAGCGCCCGCTCGCCGTCGGCCGTGTCGTCATGTTCTATCCCTCGACCGGCGTCGTGCCAGGCAGCCCAAGCGAGCCGCTCACCAGCGCTGAGCTTGCCGCGCGGATGAATCTCAAGCGGGTTGCCGGGCTGATCGCGGAGCGCAAATTGCCGCTCCTGTTCCTGCGCGCCGGCGGCGGCCATATAAAAGGCCTCAACGCGCTTCAGGACGACACGATTGCGGCGCTGCTCGCTGCGGATGCGGTTGTGGAAGTCGTGAACCTGCCTGGCGCGCCGCACGGCTTCGACTCCCGCCTCGACAGTGCCGCCGTCACCAGTGCCATCGACCGGGCCATTAACTTTTCCATCCGGGACTGA
- a CDS encoding bifunctional diguanylate cyclase/phosphodiesterase: MSRIRNFILKHRVSLRDLGMLAAVIAVITYIAFEIDIFATATGASEHERRIDLNEALLIGGILAFGLLIFAMRRYFDQKREMARRIAAEARAREFAYQDPLTGLPNRRQFEEALRTAVASPPAAGLSHAVMLLDLNSFKQINDTYGHGVGDEVLLHVAGRLLRAVREGDLVARLGGDEFIILAQHLLGAEAAASIALRIIHVLSEPIGTGRSRHQISAGIGIALLPGDALSGDEALRKADVALYRAKAEKRSAYRFFEEEMDQLMRERAQMEDELRRALEAGRVRPRFRPSFDLENGAVTGFEAVPSLIREDGEEVPPERFLSIAEEAGLIHAIATRILELACSAARHWPEGVSLAIDVLPAQLRDRDLGDTILKMIAKAEIAPARVELDVAESLIVKDLEAAKTALEPLREAGVRIVLDNFGTGYSNLYHIREFGFDKVKIDRRFVANMDQKDAARMVRALAGLVHGLGLAVSADGVAGATAKPLLIASGIHEGQTSASLVTAEGTREFFKTL; the protein is encoded by the coding sequence TTGTCTCGCATCCGTAATTTCATCCTCAAGCACCGCGTCAGCCTGCGCGATCTCGGCATGCTTGCCGCCGTCATCGCGGTGATTACCTATATCGCATTCGAGATCGATATCTTCGCCACCGCGACCGGCGCCTCGGAGCATGAGCGAAGGATCGATCTCAACGAAGCGCTGCTCATCGGTGGAATCCTGGCGTTTGGCCTGCTGATCTTCGCCATGCGCCGCTATTTCGACCAGAAGCGCGAAATGGCGCGGCGCATCGCGGCCGAGGCGCGGGCGCGCGAGTTTGCCTATCAGGATCCGTTGACCGGGCTCCCCAACCGGCGCCAGTTCGAGGAGGCGCTGCGGACTGCGGTCGCCTCGCCGCCGGCAGCCGGTCTGTCGCATGCCGTGATGCTGCTCGACCTTAACAGCTTCAAGCAGATCAACGATACCTACGGCCATGGCGTCGGCGATGAGGTGCTGCTCCATGTTGCCGGACGCCTCCTGCGCGCGGTGCGCGAAGGCGATCTGGTGGCGCGTCTCGGCGGTGACGAATTCATCATCCTGGCCCAGCATCTTCTGGGGGCGGAGGCCGCCGCCAGCATCGCGCTCAGGATCATTCACGTACTCTCGGAGCCCATCGGCACCGGGCGAAGCCGGCATCAGATCAGCGCCGGCATCGGCATAGCGCTTCTGCCCGGCGATGCGCTGAGCGGGGACGAAGCGTTGCGCAAGGCGGATGTGGCGCTCTATCGCGCCAAGGCCGAGAAACGCTCCGCCTATCGCTTCTTCGAGGAGGAGATGGATCAGTTGATGCGCGAGCGCGCGCAAATGGAGGACGAGCTGCGCCGGGCGCTGGAGGCAGGTCGCGTGCGTCCACGATTCCGTCCGTCCTTCGATCTGGAGAACGGCGCGGTGACAGGTTTCGAAGCCGTGCCGAGCTTGATCAGGGAAGATGGCGAAGAAGTCCCGCCAGAGCGCTTCCTGTCGATTGCCGAGGAGGCGGGGCTCATCCATGCCATCGCGACACGTATCCTCGAGCTTGCTTGTTCGGCGGCCCGGCATTGGCCGGAAGGCGTGTCGCTCGCCATCGACGTGCTGCCGGCGCAGCTGCGAGACCGTGACCTCGGCGACACGATCCTGAAGATGATCGCCAAAGCCGAGATCGCGCCCGCCCGCGTCGAGCTCGACGTGGCCGAGAGTCTGATCGTCAAGGATCTGGAGGCCGCCAAGACCGCGCTCGAACCATTGCGCGAGGCGGGCGTGCGCATCGTGCTGGATAATTTCGGCACCGGCTATTCCAATCTCTATCACATCCGCGAATTCGGCTTTGACAAGGTGAAGATCGACCGCCGCTTCGTGGCCAATATGGACCAGAAGGACGCCGCCAGGATGGTGCGTGCGCTGGCCGGCCTGGTGCATGGGCTTGGGCTTGCGGTAAGCGCCGACGGCGTCGCCGGTGCAACGGCGAAGCCGCTCCTGATCGCCTCGGGCATTCATGAAGGCCAGACGTCGGCGAGCCTCGTCACCGCGGAGGGGACGCGGGAATTCTTCAAAACCTTGTAG